The following coding sequences lie in one Bifidobacterium sp. ESL0690 genomic window:
- the rpoZ gene encoding DNA-directed RNA polymerase subunit omega: MAFGTEPTPSGLADPTIDQLMEHSEHNKYSLSIFAAKRARQINSYFTQLNEGLLQNVGPLVEYQNNEKPLSIAFREINEGLLEETLGEDDLSEGSID, encoded by the coding sequence ATGGCATTTGGCACCGAGCCTACACCGAGCGGTCTTGCCGATCCGACGATCGACCAGTTGATGGAGCATTCCGAGCACAACAAGTATTCGTTGTCGATTTTCGCCGCGAAGCGCGCCCGTCAGATCAATTCCTATTTCACCCAGCTCAACGAAGGCCTTCTGCAGAACGTCGGCCCGCTGGTGGAATACCAGAACAACGAGAAGCCGCTTTCCATCGCCTTCCGTGAGATCAACGAAGGCCTGCTGGAAGAGACCCTCGGTGAGGACGACCTGAGCGAAGGCAGTATCGACTAG
- a CDS encoding IS1249 family transposase, producing METPLCAACGGRMKKNGTTSAGRTRWRCKGCGASRTRSYDHASEDLRKGLEWLFSGSTQAGTGVAARTLRRGNGLMWRLNPPVPLVGERHEVVQVDGIWLHRRAVALIAVADGHVIGWRVARSENSRAWMELMRRIAPPRVLVCDGGNGIGKAMRAVWPGTRMQRCLFHVCMNITALTGKRPKLEAGRELLKLARQLSRVKDGPMMADWLAAYNQWEQKWKGFLDEKSQYRDGTVADAHQRLVRARTMIRRRISEHVMDTFITMQPECDGPIPPDNNLVESWNRRLRDMLRSHNGMPLTHEIKAICWWCHAHTEHPESPAWLARHAITDEQIEEANERAWEHSPEGAAHTLGTPETWGTGIDWNGL from the coding sequence ATGGAGACACCCCTGTGCGCCGCCTGCGGCGGAAGAATGAAGAAGAACGGAACCACCAGCGCGGGCAGGACCCGCTGGAGGTGCAAGGGATGCGGGGCGTCGCGCACCCGCTCCTACGACCATGCCTCCGAGGACCTCAGGAAAGGCCTGGAATGGCTGTTCTCCGGGAGCACGCAGGCCGGCACGGGCGTTGCCGCGCGCACGCTGCGCCGCGGCAACGGGCTGATGTGGCGTCTGAACCCGCCCGTCCCGCTGGTCGGGGAACGCCATGAAGTGGTTCAGGTCGACGGCATCTGGCTGCACCGGCGGGCCGTGGCCCTGATCGCCGTGGCCGACGGGCACGTCATCGGCTGGCGGGTCGCCAGAAGCGAGAACAGCCGGGCCTGGATGGAGCTCATGCGCCGCATCGCCCCGCCCAGGGTGCTGGTCTGCGACGGCGGCAACGGCATCGGCAAGGCCATGAGAGCCGTCTGGCCCGGCACGCGCATGCAGCGCTGCCTGTTCCACGTGTGCATGAACATCACGGCCCTGACCGGCAAACGGCCCAAACTCGAGGCCGGGCGCGAGCTGCTGAAACTGGCCCGGCAGCTCAGCCGCGTCAAGGACGGGCCGATGATGGCGGACTGGCTCGCCGCCTACAACCAATGGGAACAGAAATGGAAGGGGTTCCTGGACGAGAAAAGCCAATACAGGGACGGCACCGTCGCCGACGCCCACCAGAGGCTGGTGCGCGCCCGCACCATGATCCGCAGGCGGATCTCCGAACACGTCATGGACACCTTCATCACCATGCAGCCGGAGTGCGACGGACCGATACCGCCGGACAACAACCTCGTCGAGTCATGGAACCGGCGGCTGCGCGACATGCTCCGCAGCCACAACGGCATGCCCCTGACCCACGAGATCAAGGCCATCTGCTGGTGGTGCCACGCGCACACCGAACACCCCGAAAGCCCCGCATGGCTCGCCCGCCACGCCATCACCGACGAACAGATAGAGGAAGCCAACGAACGGGCATGGGAACACTCGCCCGAAGGCGCGGCGCACACCCTCGGCACGCCGGAGACCTGGGGCACCGGCATCGACTGGAACGGGTTATAG
- a CDS encoding IS1249 family transposase, whose product MRTRSKRAKRCPSCGGRMEKYGHDRKGAQRWHCPECSVNGVFHDPKGRKAMRRELDSFVARLLGGHTLAEEGRSFRRDREWCWRVDPVIPVPGTKSHVLETDGTYVNGRCLLVPMDGTTGLVVRIRWCAHESIAEYRALFRGVPAPDVLVSDGMRGMERAAAAEWPGTRLQRCLVHVHRDTGRDLTHQPKTQAAKELKKLSSRLFKVHTAEEAARWGEGLNAWYERWKDMVNERTTAKDDPAHAAGRKWWWTHERLRRCYKRLEKLFRDGSLFAYTDPALLAGGEVPRDTNGLEGGINSPIKRMLDDHRGMPRKHMMRACEWKCYTRSPHPDTGAPLDAYLKTRHDREARRREKTRLAESATGDEPFADRISVQLPDPGEPTMNAYESGFGIRHGWAGTST is encoded by the coding sequence GTGAGGACGAGATCGAAGAGGGCGAAACGCTGCCCCTCGTGCGGCGGGCGGATGGAGAAATACGGGCATGACCGGAAGGGCGCGCAGCGGTGGCACTGCCCGGAATGCTCGGTCAACGGCGTGTTCCACGACCCCAAAGGCAGGAAGGCGATGCGCCGGGAGCTGGACTCGTTCGTCGCCCGGCTGCTCGGCGGCCATACGCTGGCCGAGGAGGGGCGCTCGTTCAGGCGCGACCGCGAATGGTGCTGGCGGGTCGACCCCGTCATCCCCGTGCCCGGAACGAAGAGCCATGTCCTGGAGACGGACGGCACCTACGTCAACGGCCGCTGTCTGCTGGTGCCGATGGACGGGACCACGGGCCTGGTCGTGCGGATCCGCTGGTGCGCGCACGAGTCGATCGCGGAATACCGGGCCCTGTTCCGCGGGGTGCCCGCCCCCGACGTGCTGGTCAGCGACGGGATGCGGGGAATGGAGCGGGCGGCCGCCGCGGAGTGGCCGGGGACCCGTCTGCAGCGCTGCCTGGTGCACGTGCACCGCGACACCGGCCGCGACCTCACCCACCAGCCCAAAACGCAGGCCGCCAAGGAACTGAAGAAGCTGTCCTCGCGGCTGTTCAAGGTGCATACGGCCGAGGAGGCGGCCCGGTGGGGCGAGGGCCTGAACGCCTGGTATGAGCGGTGGAAGGACATGGTCAACGAACGCACCACGGCGAAGGACGACCCGGCACACGCGGCGGGCCGTAAATGGTGGTGGACGCACGAGCGACTCCGCCGCTGCTACAAAAGGCTCGAGAAGCTGTTCCGGGACGGGAGCCTGTTCGCCTACACCGACCCCGCCCTCCTGGCCGGCGGCGAGGTGCCCCGCGACACCAACGGGCTCGAGGGCGGAATCAACAGCCCGATCAAGCGCATGCTCGACGACCACCGCGGCATGCCCCGGAAGCATATGATGCGCGCCTGCGAATGGAAATGCTACACGAGAAGCCCGCACCCCGACACCGGGGCCCCGCTCGACGCCTACCTCAAGACCCGACACGACCGCGAAGCGCGGCGAAGGGAAAAGACAAGACTGGCCGAGTCCGCCACCGGCGACGAACCCTTCGCCGACCGCATCTCCGTCCAGCTGCCCGACCCCGGCGAACCCACCATGAACGCCTACGAATCAGGCTTCGGCATCAGACACGGATGGGCCGGAACAAGCACATGA
- the ilvD gene encoding dihydroxy-acid dehydratase gives MMQMRSHNIMTGRMFAGARALYRAAGVAGDDLGKKPIVAIANSFSEFVPGHVHLNKVGRLVSKAVEEAGGIPREFNTIAVDDGIAMGHTGMLYSLPSRDLIADAVEYSVNAHCADALICISNCDKITPGMLMAALRLNIPTIFVSGGPMEAGETTLSNGKTDTTDLIDVMYASADDNVSDEDLLAYEKTVCPTCGSCAGMFTANSMNCLTEALGLALPGNGTTLASHGYRKQLFVDAGHKIVDLAHRYYDEDDESVLPRAIATKKAFENAMTMDVAMGGSTNTVLHILAAAQSADVDFTLDDIERISHTVPCICKASPSGDWEISDVHRAGGICGILGELDRAGKLHKDVHSVDYPDLESKLNDWDIMRPTCLDKAKELYRAAPGHIKSPEPFVQETLSDSLDTDRVNGAIHDIDHPAVKEGGLAILRGNLAPDGCVVKTAGVPENIWKFHGPAHIVESQEQAVEVILGDKLKKGEALVIRYEGPKGGPGMQEMLYPTSFVKGKGIGKDVALITDGRYSGGSSGLAIGHVAPEAANKGPIALIKDGDMIDIDIPNRTINVELTPEQFEERRKELEAGDGYVAHRDRKVSLALKAYAAFARSADKGATRDPELINKLSGLA, from the coding sequence ATTATGCAAATGCGCTCACATAATATCATGACCGGCCGCATGTTCGCCGGTGCCCGAGCACTCTATCGCGCCGCAGGCGTGGCCGGAGACGACTTGGGCAAGAAACCCATCGTCGCCATCGCCAACTCGTTCTCCGAGTTCGTGCCTGGCCACGTCCACCTCAACAAGGTCGGACGCCTCGTCTCGAAGGCCGTCGAAGAAGCCGGCGGCATCCCCCGCGAGTTCAACACCATCGCCGTCGATGACGGCATCGCCATGGGCCACACCGGTATGCTCTACTCGCTGCCGAGCCGTGACTTGATCGCCGACGCCGTGGAATACTCCGTCAACGCCCACTGCGCCGACGCCCTGATCTGCATCTCCAACTGCGACAAGATCACCCCCGGCATGCTGATGGCCGCGCTGCGCTTGAACATCCCCACCATCTTCGTCTCCGGCGGCCCGATGGAAGCCGGCGAAACCACCCTGTCCAACGGCAAGACCGATACCACCGATCTGATTGACGTGATGTACGCCTCCGCTGACGACAACGTCTCCGACGAGGATCTGCTCGCCTACGAGAAGACCGTCTGCCCGACTTGCGGTTCCTGCGCCGGCATGTTCACCGCCAACTCGATGAACTGCCTGACCGAAGCGCTCGGCCTGGCCCTGCCCGGCAACGGCACCACGCTGGCCTCGCACGGCTATCGCAAGCAGCTTTTCGTTGATGCCGGCCACAAGATCGTCGACCTCGCACACCGTTACTACGACGAGGACGACGAGAGCGTCCTGCCGCGCGCCATCGCCACCAAGAAGGCCTTTGAGAACGCCATGACCATGGACGTGGCCATGGGCGGCTCCACCAACACCGTGCTGCACATCCTCGCCGCCGCCCAGAGCGCCGACGTGGACTTCACGCTTGACGATATCGAGCGCATCAGCCACACCGTGCCTTGCATCTGCAAAGCCAGCCCTTCAGGTGACTGGGAGATTTCCGACGTGCACCGCGCCGGCGGCATCTGCGGGATTTTAGGCGAGCTCGACCGTGCAGGCAAGCTCCACAAGGACGTACATTCGGTGGATTATCCCGACCTTGAATCCAAGCTCAACGATTGGGACATCATGCGCCCGACCTGCCTTGACAAGGCGAAGGAACTCTATCGTGCGGCTCCGGGCCACATCAAGTCCCCCGAACCGTTCGTCCAAGAGACGCTTTCCGATTCACTCGACACCGATCGCGTCAACGGCGCCATCCACGACATCGACCATCCGGCGGTGAAGGAAGGCGGCCTCGCCATTCTGCGCGGCAACCTCGCTCCCGATGGCTGCGTCGTCAAGACCGCGGGTGTGCCCGAGAACATCTGGAAGTTCCACGGCCCGGCTCACATCGTCGAATCGCAAGAACAGGCCGTTGAGGTCATTCTGGGAGACAAACTCAAGAAGGGCGAGGCACTGGTCATTCGCTATGAAGGACCGAAGGGCGGCCCGGGCATGCAGGAAATGCTCTACCCCACCTCCTTCGTCAAGGGCAAGGGCATCGGCAAGGATGTCGCGCTGATTACCGACGGTCGTTATTCCGGCGGTTCGTCAGGCCTCGCCATCGGCCACGTCGCCCCCGAGGCGGCCAACAAGGGCCCGATCGCGCTCATCAAGGATGGCGACATGATCGACATCGACATCCCCAACCGCACTATCAATGTGGAGCTCACCCCCGAGCAGTTCGAGGAGCGTCGCAAGGAGCTCGAGGCAGGAGACGGCTACGTCGCCCACCGCGATCGCAAGGTTTCGCTGGCCCTCAAGGCCTACGCCGCCTTCGCTCGCTCCGCCGACAAGGGTGCGACGCGCGACCCCGAGTTGATCAACAAGCTCTCAGGGCTTGCGTGA
- a CDS encoding type II toxin-antitoxin system PemK/MazF family toxin — protein MVKGSNIFRYSDIVYADLAPAAGHEQNKRRPLIVVSNDDFNRHSTMTFICPVTSSDNGYFLHVDIGEVKAKYSDELITGFAAVEQIKALDLPARNAQLLGRAPDEVMEKISELAQMILLRDDQMLVPNTYV, from the coding sequence ATGGTCAAAGGCAGCAATATCTTCCGATATAGCGATATCGTTTACGCTGACCTCGCTCCGGCGGCTGGGCATGAGCAGAATAAACGTCGCCCTTTGATTGTGGTCAGCAATGATGATTTCAACCGGCATAGCACGATGACTTTTATCTGCCCTGTTACCAGCAGTGACAATGGTTATTTCTTGCATGTCGATATAGGCGAAGTCAAAGCCAAGTATTCGGATGAACTCATTACCGGATTTGCCGCCGTTGAGCAGATTAAGGCGTTGGATTTGCCGGCACGAAACGCACAACTGTTGGGCAGAGCGCCGGATGAGGTCATGGAGAAAATCAGCGAATTGGCACAAATGATTCTGCTGCGTGATGACCAGATGCTGGTGCCCAATACCTACGTATGA
- a CDS encoding AbrB/MazE/SpoVT family DNA-binding domain-containing protein has protein sequence METVTVSQWGNSQAVRLSKSMLERMGVENGDELSVEIQPDGSMVLYPRRKPIRASDLADLFEQDTSGYAATELDTGAPVGSELI, from the coding sequence ATGGAAACAGTCACAGTGTCGCAGTGGGGCAATAGTCAGGCGGTGAGGCTCAGCAAATCGATGCTGGAGCGCATGGGCGTGGAAAACGGCGATGAATTGTCGGTCGAAATCCAGCCTGATGGATCAATGGTGCTGTATCCCAGAAGAAAGCCGATTCGGGCTTCCGACCTTGCTGATCTGTTTGAGCAAGATACCAGCGGATACGCCGCAACCGAGCTTGATACGGGTGCGCCGGTCGGAAGCGAGCTGATCTGA
- the gmk gene encoding guanylate kinase produces the protein MSQQSDSDTARNGHKGRLIVLTGPTAVGKGTVEANLLAKHPEVWVSVSATTRDPRPGEVNGKNYWFMSEDEFVAREKRNWFLETAVVHGMAHYGTPLQPVLDHLAKNIPTILEIDLQGARRVKQRAAELNLEIVSVFIAPPSYDELVKRLIGRGTENEEQRKRRLETAKVELAAEPEFDVKIVNDTVDRAADELWDVIAKEYGIKE, from the coding sequence ATGAGCCAGCAAAGTGATAGTGATACCGCGCGAAACGGACATAAAGGTCGTCTTATTGTTTTGACAGGTCCCACGGCCGTTGGTAAGGGGACCGTTGAAGCGAACCTGCTGGCCAAGCACCCGGAGGTCTGGGTTTCCGTTTCTGCCACCACGCGCGACCCGCGGCCGGGGGAGGTCAACGGGAAGAACTACTGGTTCATGAGCGAGGATGAGTTCGTCGCACGTGAGAAGCGGAACTGGTTCCTGGAGACCGCCGTCGTGCACGGCATGGCCCATTACGGCACGCCCTTGCAGCCGGTGCTCGATCACCTTGCCAAAAATATTCCGACGATTCTTGAAATCGACCTGCAAGGCGCTCGTCGCGTCAAGCAGCGTGCCGCCGAACTCAACCTTGAGATTGTCTCGGTGTTCATCGCTCCGCCGAGTTATGACGAGCTAGTCAAACGTCTGATCGGCCGTGGTACGGAAAATGAGGAACAGCGCAAAAGGCGCCTTGAAACCGCGAAAGTCGAGCTGGCCGCCGAGCCGGAATTTGATGTCAAAATCGTCAACGACACCGTCGACCGTGCCGCCGACGAGCTCTGGGATGTCATCGCCAAGGAATACGGCATCAAAGAGTAA